AAAAGGAAGTATCATTCTCATGTTACAAATATCGTCAACTATTATTATAGTAAAAACTATTTTTTTTAGGTTTCGAAATACAAAAATATCTTTTAGTGGTTAAAATAAAGCGAATTAGATTTTTTTTTGTCGTTAATTATTAAGATTTATAAAACACTAAATAATGTTAAATTCTTTAAATAGATAATTTATAACGATATATATAATTATGAGAAACTGTTTTTTAAAAGAAATAAAATAAATTACCTTTGCAAAAAAATAATTATGGCAAGTATTAGAAATATTAAAAAGGACATTGACTTTTTGGTTGATGAAGTAATTTCAGATAGTTTTTTGTGTTTATCACTTAATACTGGTAAAAAAAACGACGAAATAATTGATATCATTAATGAAATAGCTGAAAAAAGAAATGATTTAATTGCTAGAATTAATGATGTTCCTAAGTCAGGTGTAAAAAAAGAAGTAAAAGCACATTTCAAAGCTATTTACGATGATTTATTTGAAAAAGTAGATAGTTCTTTTGAAAAGCTTTCTAAATTAGTAGAAGCTAAATAATAGAATTTTATTTATTTACAGCTGTTTTAATGAGCTCTTCCTTTATAAAAGAATGGAAAGAGCTTTCTTGTATTGTTGCCTGATATTGACTTCTGTAATAAATAGTAGAATTATCATAGGCATAAATCTCTGTTGCATCAAGCGAAGTAAGTTTTACATCTGCATCATCAAATGCTACAATACTACTTACTCCAACTTCGCAGCTTAATGCTTCAATATAGCTGCTTTTTAATGCAAAAGTGTAAAGCTTAAATATATTTCCTTTAAACTTTATGCTGCTTTGATCAGTTGATCTGCAAAAAACTTTTTTAGATTTAATTATACTGAATACTTCGCAATCATCATAGGTATTAATTCTAAGAGTATCAATAAAACCAGATAAGTTTACTTCGCCTTTTCCATATACCTGTAATTTTAAGTCTGTAGAG
This genomic interval from Bacteroidia bacterium contains the following:
- a CDS encoding DUF2807 domain-containing protein, whose product is MFFCAIIITTFSIKSIAQKEAEDSRKVDDLILKQFNQLEIKGNVIVYLSQNAESSITYEGNKSSVRSVKVQITDGILSIANKANSSKEKIKIYLTFQNLESIKTIGNVEIETTTNLFFNKLSLDLSEETVTTFFVNSTDLKLQVYGKGEVNLSGFIDTLRINTYDDCEVFSIIKSKKVFCRSTDQSSIKFKGNIFKLYTFALKSSYIEALSCEVGVSSIVAFDDADVKLTSLDATEIYAYDNSTIYYRSQYQATIQESSFHSFIKEELIKTAVNK